One part of the Brevundimonas subvibrioides ATCC 15264 genome encodes these proteins:
- a CDS encoding ABC-F family ATP-binding cassette domain-containing protein: MLQITNLTFNAWGRQFLDDASVSLPPGSKVGLVGRNGIGKSTLFKIILGELAGNGDEVSLPRTARIGSVDQEHPATPVSVIETILEADTERHELLARLETAEPEEMGEIWTRLIEIDADGAPSRAAEILAGLGFDHENQQRPMSEFSGGWRMRVALAAALFAQPDMLLLDEPTNYLDLEGALWLEARLKKYPATALIISHDREMLNEVCTHILHLANRKLEIYTGNYDQFEQARAEKARLQLSAKAKQDAERAHLQAFVDRFKAKASKAAQAQSRMKRLAKMQPVSTTIEERVAPFTLPSPPRPLAPPLIRLERANVGYEAGRSILKNLNLRMDLDDRIGLLGVNGAGKSTFAKMIAGALNVSDGELHRDRKMRVGWFHQHQIEAMDPTDTPLEIIRRAMPDAPESARRSKLAQFGLNYEKQETTVASLSGGERARLLLNMVAMDAPHVLILDEPTNHLDIDSRRALLDALNDYSGAVILITHDRSLMEMVADRLWLAADGTVKPFDGDMDDYAKFVLDRAKRDAVKPSQVKKEEAAPAAAAPAAKPQQKQKGGPSPSTLRHAVKKAEERVVALTAEIARIDDDLANAAVSNPKALEGLTRARAKTQADLEAAEAAWMSAEETLAEVTA; this comes from the coding sequence ATGCTCCAGATCACCAACCTGACGTTCAACGCCTGGGGCCGCCAGTTTCTGGACGACGCCTCGGTCAGCCTGCCGCCGGGCTCCAAGGTCGGGCTGGTCGGCCGCAACGGCATCGGCAAGTCGACCCTGTTCAAGATCATCCTCGGCGAACTGGCCGGCAATGGCGATGAGGTGTCCCTCCCCCGCACCGCCCGCATCGGCTCGGTCGACCAGGAGCACCCGGCCACCCCCGTCAGCGTGATCGAGACGATCCTGGAGGCCGACACCGAACGCCACGAGCTGCTGGCCCGGCTGGAAACCGCCGAGCCCGAGGAGATGGGCGAGATCTGGACCCGGCTGATCGAGATCGACGCCGACGGGGCCCCCTCGCGCGCGGCCGAAATCCTCGCCGGCCTCGGCTTCGACCACGAGAACCAGCAGCGGCCGATGTCGGAGTTCTCCGGCGGCTGGCGCATGCGCGTGGCCCTGGCGGCCGCCCTGTTCGCCCAGCCCGACATGCTGCTGCTGGACGAACCCACCAACTATCTCGATCTGGAAGGCGCGCTGTGGCTCGAGGCCCGGCTGAAGAAATACCCCGCGACGGCCCTGATCATCTCCCACGACCGCGAGATGCTGAACGAGGTCTGCACCCACATCCTGCACCTGGCGAACCGCAAGCTCGAGATCTACACCGGCAACTACGACCAGTTCGAACAGGCCCGCGCCGAAAAGGCCCGCCTGCAGCTGTCGGCCAAGGCCAAGCAGGACGCCGAGCGCGCCCACCTCCAGGCCTTCGTCGACCGGTTCAAGGCCAAGGCCTCCAAGGCCGCCCAGGCCCAGTCCCGGATGAAGCGTCTGGCCAAGATGCAGCCGGTCTCGACCACGATCGAGGAACGCGTCGCCCCCTTCACCCTGCCCTCGCCGCCGCGTCCTCTCGCCCCGCCCCTGATCCGGCTGGAACGCGCCAATGTCGGCTATGAGGCCGGCCGTTCGATCCTGAAGAACCTGAACCTGCGCATGGATCTGGATGACCGGATCGGCCTGCTGGGCGTCAACGGCGCGGGCAAGTCGACCTTCGCCAAGATGATCGCCGGTGCCCTCAACGTCTCGGACGGCGAGCTGCACCGCGACCGCAAGATGCGGGTGGGCTGGTTCCACCAGCACCAGATCGAGGCCATGGACCCGACTGACACGCCGCTGGAGATCATCCGCCGCGCCATGCCGGATGCCCCCGAGAGCGCCCGTCGGTCCAAGCTCGCCCAGTTCGGCCTGAACTACGAGAAGCAGGAAACGACCGTCGCCAGCCTGTCCGGCGGCGAGCGCGCGCGCCTGCTGCTGAACATGGTGGCCATGGACGCGCCCCACGTCCTGATCCTCGACGAACCGACCAACCACCTGGACATCGACAGCCGCCGCGCCCTGCTGGACGCGCTGAACGACTACAGCGGCGCCGTTATCCTCATCACCCACGACCGTTCGCTGATGGAGATGGTCGCCGACCGGCTGTGGCTGGCCGCCGACGGCACGGTGAAGCCCTTCGACGGCGACATGGACGACTACGCCAAATTCGTCCTCGACCGCGCCAAGCGCGACGCCGTGAAGCCCAGCCAGGTCAAGAAGGAAGAGGCCGCGCCCGCTGCGGCCGCACCCGCAGCCAAGCCGCAGCAGAAGCAGAAGGGGGGACCGTCCCCGTCCACGCTGCGCCACGCCGTCAAGAAGGCCGAGGAACGCGTCGTCGCCCTGACGGCCGAGATCGCCCGCATCGACGACGACCTCGCCAACGCCGCCGTCTCCAACCCGAAGGCGCTCGAGGGCCTGACCCGGGCGCGCGCGAAGACCCAGGCCGACCTCGAGGCTGCCGAAGCCGCCTGGATGTCGGCGGAGGAAACCCTGGCCGAGGTCACCGCATGA
- a CDS encoding glycine zipper 2TM domain-containing protein: MKTILKMTPLVGAMALLAACGTTMEQRAATGAIGGAVAGQAIGGNTTATVGGAVAGAAVGAATTPRRPN, from the coding sequence ATGAAGACGATCCTGAAGATGACGCCGCTGGTTGGTGCCATGGCCCTGCTGGCCGCCTGCGGCACGACCATGGAACAACGCGCCGCGACGGGCGCCATCGGCGGCGCGGTCGCCGGTCAGGCCATCGGTGGCAACACCACGGCCACCGTGGGCGGAGCCGTCGCCGGTGCCGCTGTCGGCGCCGCGACCACGCCGCGCCGCCCGAACTGA
- the ndk gene encoding nucleoside-diphosphate kinase: MTERTFSIIKPDATRRNLTGAINAVIEAAGLRIVAQRRVHLTEDQAKKFYEVHAERPFYGELVGQMTAEPVVVQVLEADGAVAKYREVMGATNPKDAADGTIRKQFALSIGENSVHGSDSVENAGIEIAQFFTDDQIVG; this comes from the coding sequence ATGACCGAACGTACCTTCTCGATCATCAAGCCCGACGCCACGCGCCGCAACCTGACCGGCGCGATCAACGCGGTGATCGAGGCCGCCGGCCTGCGCATCGTCGCCCAGCGTCGCGTGCACCTGACCGAAGATCAGGCCAAGAAATTCTACGAAGTGCACGCCGAGCGTCCCTTCTACGGCGAACTGGTCGGCCAGATGACGGCCGAGCCCGTCGTCGTGCAGGTTCTGGAAGCCGATGGCGCCGTCGCCAAGTACCGCGAAGTCATGGGCGCGACGAACCCGAAGGACGCCGCCGACGGCACCATCCGCAAGCAGTTCGCCCTGTCGATCGGCGAGAACTCGGTCCACGGTTCGGACTCGGTCGAGAACGCCGGCATCGAGATCGCCCAGTTCTTCACGGACGACCAGATCGTCGGTTAA
- the purM gene encoding phosphoribosylformylglycinamidine cyclo-ligase, producing MSDTSDTQNDGLTYADAGVDIDAGDMLVEHIKPLAKSTRRPGAEAALGGFGALFDLKAAGFVDPLIVATTDGVGTKLKIAIETGRHDGVGIDLVAMCVNDLLAQGAEPLVFLDYYATGKLEIDAARRVVSGIAEGCRQAGCALVGGETAEMPGMYSGGDYDLAGFSLGALERGHALPRLDLQNTGDLIIGLASSGPHSNGYSLIRKVVERSGLSWGDDAPFARDRSLAQALMEPTRIYVKSVLPLMKAGLIKGGAHITGGGLIENPPRCLAEGLTASFDWDAWPVPPVFQWLAEVGGISDHEMRRTFNCGIGFILVVAPENAEEVLAGLLEAGEAAFVCGQLV from the coding sequence ATGAGCGACACTTCCGACACGCAAAACGACGGCCTGACCTATGCCGATGCAGGCGTGGACATCGACGCCGGCGACATGCTGGTCGAGCATATCAAGCCGCTGGCGAAGTCGACTCGCCGCCCCGGCGCGGAAGCCGCCCTGGGCGGATTCGGGGCCCTGTTCGACCTGAAGGCGGCGGGCTTCGTCGATCCCCTGATCGTCGCCACGACCGACGGCGTGGGCACAAAGTTGAAGATCGCCATCGAGACCGGTCGCCACGACGGCGTCGGCATCGACCTGGTCGCCATGTGCGTCAACGACCTTCTGGCCCAGGGGGCCGAGCCGCTGGTCTTCCTCGACTACTACGCCACCGGCAAGCTGGAGATCGACGCCGCCCGCCGCGTCGTCTCGGGCATCGCCGAGGGCTGCCGTCAGGCCGGGTGCGCCCTCGTCGGCGGCGAGACGGCCGAGATGCCGGGCATGTATTCCGGCGGCGACTACGACCTCGCGGGCTTTTCGCTCGGCGCGCTGGAACGCGGCCACGCCCTGCCCCGGCTGGACCTGCAGAACACCGGCGACCTGATCATCGGCCTGGCCTCGTCCGGCCCGCACTCCAACGGCTATTCCCTGATCCGAAAGGTGGTGGAGCGTTCCGGCCTGTCGTGGGGCGACGACGCGCCCTTCGCCCGCGACCGCTCGCTGGCCCAGGCCCTGATGGAGCCGACGCGCATCTATGTGAAGTCCGTCCTGCCGCTGATGAAGGCCGGGCTGATCAAGGGCGGGGCCCACATCACGGGCGGCGGTCTGATCGAGAACCCCCCGCGCTGTCTGGCCGAGGGCCTGACGGCCTCCTTCGACTGGGACGCCTGGCCTGTGCCGCCCGTGTTCCAGTGGCTGGCCGAGGTCGGCGGCATCAGCGACCACGAGATGCGCCGCACCTTCAACTGCGGCATCGGCTTCATCCTCGTCGTCGCCCCGGAAAACGCCGAGGAGGTCCTGGCCGGCCTGCTGGAGGCCGGCGAGGCGGCCTTCGTCTGCGGCCAGCTGGTCTGA
- the rnd gene encoding ribonuclease D, producing the protein MTPITTNDALVQFCSDVASAPFIAVDTEFMRETTYWPKLCLIQAATPTHEAIIDPQADGLDLTPFLDILRDPAIVKVFHAARQDTEIFVKLGAMPKPMFDTQVAAMAAGFGDQVAYDGLVRQMLKIDLDKGSRFTDWSRRPLSDAQLTYAIGDVTHLAALYPKLRDRLAREGRLDWVTSEMEDLVNPELYDTTPDKAWKRLKPKKYNAKYLAAFKATAVWREQAAQDRDQPRGRILKDEAIDEIATQVPTDVEAFNRLRSVPKGFGGSRLGLELAETLKRVMLDPEAHAPKMDRPAHNQPAPPSVVELLKVLLKAKSDNAGVASKLIANVADLEKIALSDAADVDALKGWRRQLFGEDALKLKRGELALVLNGARVEVVEIE; encoded by the coding sequence ATGACGCCGATCACCACCAATGACGCGCTGGTTCAATTCTGTTCCGATGTCGCGAGCGCCCCGTTCATCGCAGTCGACACCGAGTTCATGCGAGAGACGACCTACTGGCCCAAGCTGTGCCTGATCCAGGCCGCGACGCCGACGCATGAGGCGATCATCGATCCCCAGGCGGACGGTCTGGACCTGACGCCCTTCCTCGACATCCTGCGCGATCCCGCGATCGTGAAGGTGTTCCACGCGGCGCGTCAGGACACCGAGATCTTCGTCAAGCTGGGCGCCATGCCCAAGCCGATGTTCGACACCCAGGTCGCGGCGATGGCGGCCGGGTTCGGCGATCAGGTCGCCTACGACGGTCTGGTCCGCCAGATGCTCAAGATCGATCTCGACAAGGGCAGCCGGTTTACCGACTGGTCGCGCCGGCCCCTGTCCGACGCGCAGCTGACCTATGCGATCGGGGACGTGACCCATCTGGCGGCGCTGTATCCGAAGCTGCGCGACCGGCTGGCGCGCGAGGGGCGGCTGGACTGGGTGACGTCGGAGATGGAGGATCTGGTCAATCCGGAGCTCTACGACACCACCCCCGACAAGGCGTGGAAGCGGCTGAAGCCCAAGAAGTACAACGCGAAATACCTCGCCGCCTTCAAGGCGACGGCGGTGTGGCGCGAGCAGGCGGCGCAGGATCGCGACCAGCCGCGCGGGCGTATCCTGAAGGACGAGGCCATCGACGAGATCGCGACCCAGGTCCCGACCGACGTCGAGGCCTTCAACCGGCTACGGTCCGTGCCGAAGGGGTTTGGGGGATCGCGCCTCGGGCTGGAGCTGGCCGAGACCCTGAAGCGGGTCATGCTGGACCCCGAGGCCCATGCCCCGAAGATGGATCGCCCGGCCCACAACCAGCCCGCGCCGCCGTCGGTCGTGGAACTGCTGAAGGTGCTGCTGAAGGCCAAGAGCGACAACGCGGGCGTCGCCTCCAAGCTGATCGCCAATGTGGCCGACCTGGAGAAGATCGCCCTGTCGGACGCCGCGGACGTGGATGCGCTCAAGGGCTGGCGGCGTCAGCTGTTCGGCGAGGACGCACTGAAGCTCAAGCGCGGCGAGCTGGCCCTGGTGCTGAACGGCGCGCGGGTCGAGGTTGTCGAGATCGAATAG
- a CDS encoding DUF2093 domain-containing protein: protein MNATPIPATLHYGDGEFAVLKPGPFVLCAVSGRAIPLETLRYWSAERQEAYFSPAEALSRFVEA, encoded by the coding sequence ATGAACGCGACCCCGATCCCTGCGACCCTCCACTATGGCGACGGCGAGTTCGCCGTTCTGAAGCCGGGTCCCTTCGTGCTGTGCGCCGTGTCCGGCCGGGCCATTCCGCTCGAGACGCTGCGCTACTGGTCCGCCGAACGGCAGGAGGCCTATTTCAGCCCCGCCGAAGCCCTGAGCCGCTTCGTCGAGGCATGA
- the purN gene encoding phosphoribosylglycinamide formyltransferase: MVDPSGRVRVAILISGGGSNMAALIDAAAPADAPYEVVLVLSNDPEAGGLAVARSKGVHAVAIDHRPFGKDRATHEASLQAELDAASVQVVALAGYMRVLTPWLVGRWAGRMINIHPSLLPKYPGLDTHARAIAAGDSEAGCTIHIVTDGVDEGPILAQTQVPIVPGDTPASLAQRVLEAEHALYPRALADFCRTLD, translated from the coding sequence ATGGTCGACCCTTCCGGCCGCGTCCGCGTGGCCATCCTGATCTCCGGCGGCGGCTCCAACATGGCCGCCCTGATCGACGCGGCCGCCCCGGCCGATGCGCCCTATGAGGTCGTGCTGGTCCTGTCGAACGACCCCGAAGCGGGCGGTCTCGCGGTCGCCCGGTCCAAGGGCGTTCATGCCGTCGCCATCGATCACCGGCCCTTCGGCAAGGACCGCGCGACCCACGAGGCGTCCCTCCAGGCCGAGCTCGACGCCGCATCGGTCCAGGTCGTCGCCCTGGCCGGCTATATGCGCGTCCTGACCCCCTGGCTCGTCGGCCGCTGGGCCGGGCGGATGATCAACATCCACCCCAGTCTGCTGCCGAAATATCCGGGCCTCGACACCCATGCCCGCGCCATCGCGGCGGGCGACAGCGAGGCCGGCTGCACGATCCACATCGTCACCGACGGCGTGGACGAGGGCCCGATCCTGGCACAGACGCAGGTTCCCATCGTCCCGGGCGACACGCCGGCCAGCCTCGCCCAGCGGGTGCTCGAGGCCGAACATGCCCTCTACCCCCGGGCCCTGGCCGATTTCTGCCGAACGCTGGATTAG
- a CDS encoding DUF2164 domain-containing protein translates to MKPIVFSKEETADLAPRLQAFLRDELDVEVGALQASMLLDFMARDLGHGIYNRGLYDAQALIAGKIEELADAVFALEQRPPAR, encoded by the coding sequence ATGAAGCCGATCGTCTTTTCGAAGGAAGAGACCGCCGACCTCGCCCCGCGCCTCCAGGCCTTCCTGCGTGACGAACTGGACGTGGAGGTCGGTGCGCTGCAGGCCTCGATGCTGCTGGACTTCATGGCCCGCGACCTGGGCCACGGCATCTACAATCGCGGCCTGTACGACGCCCAGGCCCTGATCGCGGGCAAGATCGAGGAACTGGCCGACGCCGTCTTCGCTCTGGAACAGCGCCCGCCGGCGCGATAG
- a CDS encoding M28 family metallopeptidase: MRLIALAALLALPAVAHAQTAAAPEQPLLHEVVSQVEPDRMRADITAMVGFGTRHTMSDTVSETRGIGAARRWTERQFRAMGEACGGCLEIALPAETVTGTRVPTPTEVVNVLAIQRGTGDPNRVIIISGHIDSRVTDVMNFTADAPGANDDASGVAAVLEAARVLSQHRFDATLVYAVLSGEEQGLYGGKILADYAKAQGWVVEANLNNDIVGNSEGQYGIRDTTRVRVFSEGTKTVETAAQTDRRRYNGGELDSSSRNLGRYVDGIADRYLTNFDVEMVYRTDRFGRGGDQVEMLRAGFPAVRISEGAENYDRQHQDLRTENGVEYGDTLEGVDFAYLGQVARLNIATMAALASAPMVPSGVTIEGAVKPDTTLSWTAVPGAAGYRVWWRSTTAPQWTNSRWAGDATRLVLVGVPIDDYFFGVSAVSDDGYESPVVFPGPAGAFVSVGDPPARSN, translated from the coding sequence ATGCGTCTGATTGCCCTCGCCGCCCTTCTCGCCCTTCCGGCTGTCGCCCACGCCCAGACGGCCGCGGCTCCCGAACAGCCGCTGCTGCATGAGGTGGTGTCCCAGGTCGAGCCCGACCGCATGCGCGCCGACATCACCGCCATGGTCGGGTTCGGCACCCGCCACACCATGTCGGACACCGTCTCCGAGACCCGCGGCATCGGGGCGGCCCGGCGCTGGACCGAGCGCCAGTTCCGCGCCATGGGCGAGGCCTGCGGGGGCTGTCTGGAAATCGCCCTGCCGGCCGAGACCGTCACCGGGACGCGGGTCCCCACCCCGACAGAGGTGGTCAACGTCCTGGCCATCCAGCGCGGCACGGGCGACCCCAACCGCGTCATCATCATCTCGGGCCACATCGACAGCCGCGTCACCGACGTGATGAACTTCACGGCCGACGCACCGGGCGCCAACGACGACGCATCCGGCGTCGCCGCCGTGCTGGAGGCGGCCCGGGTGCTGTCGCAGCACCGGTTCGACGCGACCTTGGTCTATGCCGTCCTGTCGGGCGAGGAGCAGGGCCTGTATGGCGGCAAGATCCTGGCGGACTACGCCAAGGCCCAGGGCTGGGTCGTCGAGGCCAATCTGAACAACGACATCGTGGGCAACTCGGAAGGCCAGTACGGCATCCGCGACACCACCCGCGTCCGGGTCTTCTCGGAAGGCACCAAGACGGTCGAAACCGCCGCCCAGACCGACCGCCGGCGCTACAACGGCGGCGAGCTCGATTCCTCGTCGCGCAACCTGGGCCGCTATGTCGACGGCATCGCCGACCGCTATCTGACGAACTTCGACGTCGAGATGGTCTATCGCACCGACCGTTTCGGACGCGGCGGCGATCAGGTCGAGATGCTGCGCGCCGGCTTCCCGGCCGTCCGTATCTCCGAAGGGGCCGAGAACTACGACCGCCAGCATCAGGACCTGCGCACCGAGAACGGCGTCGAATACGGCGACACTCTCGAGGGCGTCGACTTCGCCTATCTGGGCCAGGTCGCCCGGCTCAACATCGCGACCATGGCGGCCCTGGCCTCGGCCCCCATGGTGCCGTCCGGCGTGACGATCGAGGGGGCGGTCAAGCCGGACACGACCCTGAGCTGGACCGCCGTCCCGGGGGCCGCCGGCTACCGCGTCTGGTGGCGCTCCACGACCGCGCCGCAGTGGACCAACAGCCGCTGGGCCGGCGACGCGACCCGGCTGGTGCTGGTCGGCGTGCCGATCGACGACTACTTCTTCGGCGTCTCGGCGGTGTCCGACGACGGCTATGAAAGCCCGGTCGTCTTCCCGGGCCCGGCCGGGGCCTTCGTCTCGGTCGGCGATCCGCCCGCTCGGTCCAACTGA
- a CDS encoding M23 family metallopeptidase, whose protein sequence is MIPSRRGLVLGAGATVLSSPALSRQRPEDLVLSGRLIQGGFVMGRTWPRAMIFVNGEALTTASARGVFIIGFDRDAAPYVQLEARFRNRRAHRTLSIVSGAFPSSRINGLPPSTVEPTDPALLERIQQEIALKTEGFASRADADDFRAGFIWPLDRYRVTSRWGSQRILNGTPARPHYGIDLAAPAGSPIRAPADGLVTFARPGMHFEGGLTLIDHGQGLITAYLHQSRIDVLPTQRIRRGDVIGAVGMTGRATGPHLCWRMKWRDRNCDPSLMVAQSATETGYPYA, encoded by the coding sequence ATGATCCCCTCGCGCCGCGGCCTCGTCCTGGGCGCGGGCGCCACGGTCCTGTCCAGCCCGGCCCTGTCGCGTCAGCGACCTGAGGATCTCGTACTGTCCGGCCGCCTGATCCAGGGCGGCTTCGTCATGGGCCGGACCTGGCCGCGCGCCATGATCTTCGTGAACGGCGAGGCCCTGACCACGGCATCCGCCCGGGGCGTCTTCATCATCGGGTTCGACCGCGATGCGGCTCCGTATGTGCAGCTGGAGGCCCGCTTCCGGAACCGGAGGGCGCACCGTACCCTGTCGATCGTGTCAGGCGCCTTCCCCTCGTCGCGGATCAATGGCCTGCCGCCCTCTACGGTCGAGCCGACCGACCCGGCCCTGCTGGAACGGATCCAGCAAGAGATCGCGCTGAAGACCGAGGGCTTCGCCAGCCGCGCCGATGCGGACGACTTCCGAGCTGGCTTCATCTGGCCCCTGGACCGCTACCGCGTCACCAGCCGGTGGGGCTCGCAGCGCATCCTGAACGGCACGCCCGCGCGCCCGCACTACGGCATCGATCTGGCCGCGCCGGCCGGGTCGCCGATCCGCGCGCCGGCGGATGGCCTGGTCACCTTCGCCCGGCCCGGCATGCATTTCGAAGGCGGGCTGACGCTGATCGATCACGGACAGGGGCTGATCACCGCCTATCTGCATCAGTCCCGCATCGATGTCCTGCCGACCCAGAGAATCAGGCGCGGCGACGTCATCGGCGCGGTCGGCATGACCGGTCGCGCGACGGGTCCGCACCTCTGCTGGCGCATGAAATGGCGCGATCGGAACTGCGATCCATCATTGATGGTCGCTCAGTCGGCGACGGAAACCGGTTACCCCTACGCCTGA
- a CDS encoding M13 family metallopeptidase, whose protein sequence is MLKLRLLACAASAALFVAVPALAQTAPVAVEIPSQDQAEIGVFGFDLNGMDTSVSPGADFNRYASGTYLANTPIPDDKTSYGVFDMLYDRSQANLRALVDESAANPTASPDAQRIGTLYGDFMDEAKVNQLGATPLQADLDEVRAADTREKLAALMGRTQSGFGASLFGIQTFEDLKDPDKVSAYVTQGGLGMPDRDYYLEDSFATQKAAYLAYVTKALELAGWSDPAGNAEKILAFETAIAGEHWTQVQNRQIDKIYNPTTLADLATAAPGFDWAGWAQGAGVQDVPVLIAANNTAFPGMARIFAETPIETLQAWEAFHIVDQAGPYLSQAFVDNRFDFYGKVLSGQPENRPRWKRGVTLVDGSLGESLGREYVSRHFAAESKAQMEALVANLMVAMRGRIERIDWMSDATKEQALYKLAHFGVKIGYPEQWRSYEGLNLVPGDLYGNVERTSAFEWQWNLGKLQRPVDPLEWGMTPQTVNAYYNPPRNEIVFPAAILQAPFFDPRADPAVNYGGIGAVIGHEITHGFDDQGRKTDGDGVLRDWWTAEDAARFEARAAVLGAQYSALSPVEGANVNGDLTMGENIADMGGLLLALDAYHLSLNGQPAPVLNGLTGDQRVFLGWAQVWRENARDEALRQQVTVDPHSPAAFRAGATVRNIDAWYDAFGVKPGDEQYLAPDARARIW, encoded by the coding sequence ATGCTGAAACTCCGCCTGCTCGCCTGCGCCGCCTCGGCCGCGCTGTTCGTCGCCGTGCCCGCCCTCGCCCAGACCGCGCCGGTGGCCGTCGAGATCCCGTCCCAGGACCAGGCCGAGATCGGCGTCTTCGGCTTCGACCTGAACGGCATGGACACCTCGGTTTCGCCGGGGGCCGACTTCAACCGCTACGCCAGCGGGACCTATCTGGCCAACACCCCGATCCCCGACGACAAGACCTCCTACGGCGTGTTCGACATGCTGTACGACCGGTCCCAGGCCAATCTGCGCGCCCTGGTCGACGAGAGCGCCGCCAACCCGACCGCCAGCCCCGACGCCCAGCGCATCGGCACCCTGTACGGCGACTTCATGGACGAGGCGAAGGTCAACCAGCTGGGGGCCACGCCGCTCCAGGCCGATCTGGACGAAGTCCGCGCCGCCGATACCCGCGAGAAGCTGGCCGCCCTGATGGGCCGCACCCAGTCCGGGTTCGGGGCCAGCCTGTTCGGGATCCAGACGTTCGAGGACCTGAAAGACCCCGACAAGGTCTCGGCCTATGTGACCCAGGGCGGCCTCGGCATGCCCGATCGCGACTACTATCTCGAAGACAGCTTCGCGACCCAGAAGGCGGCCTATCTGGCCTACGTCACCAAGGCCCTGGAGCTCGCCGGCTGGTCCGACCCGGCCGGCAACGCCGAAAAGATCCTCGCCTTTGAGACCGCCATCGCCGGCGAACACTGGACCCAGGTCCAGAACCGCCAGATCGACAAGATCTACAACCCGACCACCCTGGCCGACCTGGCCACCGCCGCCCCCGGCTTCGACTGGGCGGGCTGGGCGCAGGGTGCCGGCGTGCAGGACGTCCCGGTCCTGATCGCGGCCAACAACACCGCCTTCCCGGGCATGGCGCGCATCTTCGCCGAGACCCCGATCGAGACGCTTCAGGCGTGGGAGGCCTTCCACATCGTGGATCAGGCCGGCCCGTATCTGTCGCAGGCCTTCGTCGACAACCGGTTCGACTTCTACGGCAAGGTCCTGAGCGGCCAGCCGGAGAACCGGCCCCGCTGGAAACGCGGCGTCACCCTGGTCGATGGATCGCTGGGGGAGTCGCTCGGCCGGGAATATGTCTCCCGCCACTTCGCCGCCGAGTCCAAGGCCCAGATGGAGGCGCTCGTCGCCAATCTGATGGTCGCGATGCGGGGCCGCATCGAGCGGATCGACTGGATGAGCGACGCGACCAAGGAACAGGCGCTCTACAAGCTGGCCCATTTCGGCGTGAAGATCGGCTATCCGGAGCAGTGGCGCAGCTATGAGGGGCTAAACCTCGTTCCGGGCGATCTCTACGGCAACGTCGAACGGACCTCGGCCTTCGAGTGGCAGTGGAACCTGGGCAAGCTCCAACGCCCGGTCGATCCGCTGGAATGGGGCATGACGCCCCAGACGGTGAACGCCTACTACAACCCGCCGCGCAACGAGATCGTCTTCCCGGCCGCCATCCTCCAGGCTCCGTTCTTCGATCCGCGCGCCGATCCGGCGGTGAACTACGGCGGCATCGGTGCCGTAATCGGCCACGAGATCACCCACGGCTTCGACGACCAGGGCCGCAAGACCGACGGCGACGGCGTGCTGCGCGACTGGTGGACCGCCGAGGACGCCGCCCGGTTCGAGGCGCGCGCCGCCGTTCTGGGGGCCCAGTACTCCGCCCTGAGCCCCGTCGAGGGGGCCAACGTCAACGGCGACCTGACGATGGGCGAGAACATCGCCGACATGGGCGGCCTGCTGCTGGCGCTCGACGCCTATCACCTGTCGCTGAACGGCCAGCCCGCCCCTGTGCTGAACGGCCTGACCGGTGACCAGCGCGTCTTCCTCGGCTGGGCCCAGGTGTGGCGCGAGAACGCCCGCGACGAGGCCCTGCGCCAGCAGGTGACGGTGGACCCGCATTCGCCGGCGGCCTTCCGGGCCGGGGCGACGGTGCGCAACATCGACGCCTGGTACGACGCCTTCGGGGTCAAGCCCGGGGACGAGCAGTACCTGGCCCCCGACGCCCGCGCCCGCATCTGGTAG